Below is a window of Candidatus Eisenbacteria bacterium DNA.
GCGCGCAACACGCGGGCGATGAAGTGGCGCGAGCCGCCGTGGTAGTCGAGCTCGCTGACCTCTCGATGCGTCACGTTGCACCGGGTCCCGCCGGACATCAGGATCTTGAGGCCGATCCGGGGATGCGCGTTGAGCAGCGTGACCTTCGCTCCGGCGCCGGCGGCGGCGAGCGCGGCGGTGAGCCCCGCGGCGCCGGCGCCGATCACGGCCACTCTGCGGCTCCCGGAGATCGCGCTCACCCGGCGACATTACCGCAAAGGATTGGCGCTGCCCCATTTCTCGAGGCAGCGCCTGAGATTCCTTGCGAATCGACCCGCTTCAGATCAACGCAGCATCACCATCCGTTTCGTCAAACGCTCGTTCCCGTGCTGAAGCTGATAGAAGTAGACGCCGGAGGAGACGGGACGGCCGCGCCGGTCCGTGCCTCGCCAGACGGCCTCGTGGTGCCCGGCCGGCATCACGCCCTCCGCGAGGACGTGAACCAGGTGTCCCTGTGTATCGTAGATCGTGAGCCGCACCTTTCCTGCCTTTGGAAGCGAGAACCTGACGGTCGTCGCCTGCGTCGAGCGGAATGGATTCGGCGCGTTCATCAGCATGAGGCGCGATCCGACGGCGACCGGAGGCTCCACGGCGGTCGGCACCGATGTGATGGTGAACGGCTGATTGCTCGAGTCGTGGGTGATGAGGCCGAGCCCATCGAACAAATCCACCCGAACCAGCGCCTCTTGTGTCGCGACGTTGGGAACCACCCAGGCGAACTGCGTGCCGGAGATACCTGCCCCGATGAGTGACCACGACACGCCGCCGTTGAGGCTGAGATAGACGTCGGCGTGGTGCGGGTTCCAGTCGGTCGGCAGAGACCAGCGGACGTTGTACGAAGCGCCGGCCACGACCGATTCGCCGCCATTCGGCGCCGTGACATGGTGCTTCATGACGCGGATCACGCCGGTCGCCAGCAGGCGGTGATCCCCGGCGATCTCTCCGGTCAGCGTCACTGGAACCTCATCCCCCTCCGGGAGCGTCGGTGTGAGCAGATCCTGGTCGAACTTCAGCGTCATGTCGGGAACCCCATCCTGATCGACGTCACCGATCGTGTGCCTGGTCGGATCGGCGACCGACGCACGGTTGAGGCGCAGCGTCGACACCGGGATGGCGTTCAGATCGAACGGTGGAGGCAGCTCGAGGTACGCGGTGACCCAGTTCCCGTGCCGGGCGAGATTGAGTGTGGCGGGCTCCACGTTCCCCACCGCCGCGACGTCGGCCACCTGCAGGTTGATCGGAACGATCACCGAAGGCTCGTCGGGGTCGTTGCTGCGCACCAGCAGCTCCGCATCGTGCGACCCGACGGGCAGAGCGGTCGCGTCGAACGTGACGTTCATCGTCGCGGTGGTGTGGGGAGCGATGGTGGCCGTCGTGGGAGACACGGACACCCACCGCGGCCCCTGCGAATAGACTGCGACGTCGTCGATGTACCAGCCCTCGTTGGTGGCGCAATTGCCGCAATCCCATCCGGCATGGAAGCGGATCAGGATCGAGCCGC
It encodes the following:
- a CDS encoding FlgD immunoglobulin-like domain containing protein → TTGRSNSGAWSWRVSQHDFQGSDALQSPLIDLSGVLDATLTFEHWHDFDDCGDPNFDPDGGIVEVSTDGGAHWQQIYPQGGYPYVLDDICFNPLAYRNAYSHSSALSYFVPATFDLTPFVGGSILIRFHAGWDCGNCATNEGWYIDDVAVYSQGPRWVSVSPTTATIAPHTTATMNVTFDATALPVGSHDAELLVRSNDPDEPSVIVPINLQVADVAAVGNVEPATLNLARHGNWVTAYLELPPPFDLNAIPVSTLRLNRASVADPTRHTIGDVDQDGVPDMTLKFDQDLLTPTLPEGDEVPVTLTGEIAGDHRLLATGVIRVMKHHVTAPNGGESVVAGASYNVRWSLPTDWNPHHADVYLSLNGGVSWSLIGAGISGTQFAWVVPNVATQEALVRVDLFDGLGLITHDSSNQPFTITSVPTAVEPPVAVGSRLMLMNAPNPFRSTQATTVRFSLPKAGKVRLTIYDTQGHLVHVLAEGVMPAGHHEAVWRGTDRRGRPVSSGVYFYQLQHGNERLTKRMVMLR